The following coding sequences lie in one Megalodesulfovibrio gigas DSM 1382 = ATCC 19364 genomic window:
- a CDS encoding chemotaxis protein CheW, translating to MSKSPEEYFQRHDFATQSKEARLSEGEQVFLEKYVGVKPEDVLDKLGLDAPMEPRAVALSQAVDAATGHAVEPAEVEETSADLALVRDFEGALRKLPDLQLVSFFLGSQEFTIPIQAVQEVIRYVEPTKLPESPPYLAGMVNLRGTITACIKLATLMGMGEAETSDHATPRSRFIIVCRRQGLQVGLLVEQVATMYRVSQDQIEWNIEQRMGGMVEIVTALMRRGEELLGIISIDKIVEKVLKQ from the coding sequence ATGAGCAAAAGTCCTGAAGAGTATTTCCAGCGGCACGATTTTGCGACGCAATCCAAGGAAGCCCGTCTCTCCGAAGGGGAGCAGGTGTTTCTGGAAAAATATGTGGGCGTCAAACCAGAGGACGTGCTGGACAAGCTGGGCCTGGACGCCCCGATGGAGCCCCGGGCCGTGGCCCTCTCCCAGGCTGTGGACGCCGCCACCGGCCACGCCGTGGAGCCTGCCGAGGTGGAGGAAACCTCGGCCGACCTCGCCCTGGTGCGCGACTTTGAAGGCGCCCTGCGCAAGCTGCCGGACTTGCAACTGGTGAGCTTTTTTCTGGGGAGTCAGGAATTCACCATCCCCATCCAGGCGGTGCAGGAGGTCATCCGGTACGTGGAGCCCACCAAGCTGCCGGAATCGCCGCCGTATCTCGCCGGCATGGTAAACCTGCGCGGCACGATTACAGCCTGCATCAAACTCGCCACCCTGATGGGCATGGGCGAGGCTGAAACAAGCGACCACGCCACCCCCCGTTCCCGGTTCATCATCGTCTGCCGCCGCCAAGGTTTGCAGGTGGGGTTGCTGGTGGAACAGGTGGCCACCATGTACCGTGTGTCCCAGGACCAGATTGAATGGAATATCGAGCAACGCATGGGCGGCATGGTGGAAATCGTCACCGCCCTGATGCGGCGCGGCGAGGAACTCCTGGGCATCATCTCCATCGACAAGATAGTGGAAAAGGTCCTCAAACAGTGA
- a CDS encoding ParA family protein — protein MAARVLAVANQKGGVGKTTTALTLSSALGNYGKRTLAVDLDPHVSASIHLRCYPEEMEATVFDLFVHSGPELAAVWSRVRLWEPGKRFEFAPGHKRLSDLEVDLSGRKGKGLLLKRALESVLDEYDYIVLDCPPHLGVLLVNALVAADLLVVPLQTDFMAVHGLKLLFETVGTLNKLRPTPLRYKVLPTMFDARASACRRVLQLLREKLGENMFSTIVHMDTKFREASAQGRTVSDAYPESRGALEYQQLAKEIISHEQKS, from the coding sequence GTGGCGGCTAGGGTGCTGGCGGTAGCCAACCAGAAAGGTGGCGTGGGAAAAACCACCACGGCGCTGACGCTTTCCTCTGCCCTGGGCAATTATGGCAAGCGGACCCTGGCGGTGGATCTGGACCCGCATGTGAGCGCTTCCATCCACCTGCGGTGCTACCCGGAGGAAATGGAGGCGACGGTTTTTGATCTGTTCGTGCACAGCGGGCCGGAACTGGCAGCCGTGTGGTCGCGCGTTCGACTATGGGAACCGGGCAAGCGGTTTGAGTTTGCGCCGGGGCACAAGCGGCTCTCCGATCTCGAGGTGGATTTGAGCGGTCGCAAGGGCAAAGGATTGTTGCTGAAACGAGCGCTTGAAAGTGTGCTGGACGAGTACGACTATATTGTGTTGGACTGTCCTCCACACCTGGGTGTGCTGCTGGTGAACGCGTTGGTGGCGGCGGATTTGCTCGTCGTGCCGCTGCAGACGGACTTCATGGCTGTGCATGGGCTCAAATTGTTGTTTGAAACTGTGGGAACGCTGAACAAGCTGCGCCCCACACCGCTGCGTTACAAGGTGCTCCCCACCATGTTCGACGCGCGCGCCAGCGCCTGCCGCCGGGTGCTGCAGCTGCTCAGGGAAAAGCTCGGGGAAAACATGTTTTCCACCATCGTCCACATGGACACCAAATTTCGCGAGGCGAGCGCCCAGGGTCGCACGGTGAGCGATGCGTATCCCGAAAGCCGCGGCGCCCTGGAATACCAGCAACTCGCCAAAGAGATTATCAGCCATGAGCAAAAGTCCTGA
- a CDS encoding CheR family methyltransferase, translated as MAALFSSGVAERKEIKIGDSEFTQLRDYIYELSGIYIADNRKYLLENRLSGRLKTLNLKDFGEYFYFLRFDPNKRTELTKLYEVITTNETSFYRNPPQLKVFQDKVLADVLDEQRKNRSKRLHIWSAGCSTGEEPYTLAMIIHEVLGSELPTWSIKITANDLSEAVLRSAREGVYTDYALRTTPKEIIAKYFTQEGQKFRVKPEVKRLVSFGHINLNDRMAVKRVERSQIVFCRNVIIYFDDAMKKRVISSFYDNLLPGGYLLIGHSESLHNITRAFKPVHHPGAIIYMKE; from the coding sequence ATGGCTGCCCTGTTTTCCAGTGGCGTGGCCGAGCGCAAGGAAATAAAGATCGGCGATTCGGAATTCACTCAGTTGCGAGATTACATCTACGAGCTGAGCGGCATCTACATCGCCGACAACCGGAAATACCTGCTCGAAAACCGGCTCTCCGGCCGGCTCAAGACCCTGAATCTCAAAGATTTCGGTGAGTATTTCTACTTTTTGCGCTTCGATCCCAACAAACGCACCGAGCTGACCAAGCTCTATGAGGTCATCACCACCAACGAGACCAGCTTTTACCGCAACCCGCCGCAGCTCAAGGTCTTTCAAGACAAGGTGCTGGCGGATGTGCTGGACGAACAGCGCAAGAACAGATCCAAGCGGCTGCACATCTGGTCTGCCGGGTGCTCCACGGGCGAGGAGCCCTACACCCTGGCCATGATTATCCATGAGGTGCTGGGCAGCGAGCTGCCCACCTGGAGCATCAAAATTACGGCCAACGACCTTTCCGAAGCCGTGCTGCGCTCCGCCCGCGAAGGTGTGTACACAGACTATGCCCTGCGCACCACGCCCAAGGAAATCATCGCCAAGTACTTCACCCAGGAAGGGCAGAAGTTCCGCGTCAAGCCCGAGGTCAAGCGGCTGGTCTCCTTCGGGCATATCAACCTCAACGACCGCATGGCGGTCAAACGGGTGGAGCGCTCGCAGATCGTTTTTTGCAGAAACGTGATCATCTACTTTGATGACGCCATGAAAAAACGTGTCATTTCTTCTTTTTATGACAATCTCCTCCCCGGCGGGTACCTGCTCATCGGTCACTCGGAGTCGTTGCACAACATCACCCGTGCCTTCAAGCCGGTGCACCACCCCGGGGCCATCATTTACATGAAGGAATGA
- a CDS encoding HEAT repeat domain-containing protein yields the protein MTVCPETMTLLQSDDVDQIREGCFAAGESKCLEALPFLVQHLQSGNLGVQEAADEALRRIPSPEAVRAMTPLLSSDDAPLRNLAMDILREIGEEDLDTCIALIKSPDSDLRIFMADILGSSNSPMAVGPLCEALLKDPDVNVRYQAAVSLGSLGFTEAAPCLAKAMQQDEEWVQFSVIEAITKIRDDSAVEALAKSLDNATDLVASMIVEALGEMGSMKAAVLLMRRMDAAAPALRNKIVKAVINILGAKSMAMLSAADRERIHNYSLAALDDEDEDIQDAAIQALSYLGGDQAAKAIMQLGKELDPVSDQERLERIAHALAGIGFMPCMEDVVRNGPWKEGMLAVEAIKRIQDSAAATLLVSVFWDKDQDMQRNIMGALETLDPAAGLGRDSLADFMLEVVERHEDATVVKGAIHILGPVLRHEPAVDAMFTFLHHPFDDVKDAALDACVAIDGPKVLARFRELFRSSTMLDRLMAVYVFGKLNVHECLEELREALEDPAPEIRKLALDGLRGVCDSAESVLPAVLARLSDENRDVRLAVVEVLGQCCVDVMPYMEQALLDEDDWVKVRALEALAQRREAESVRLVAPLLQHENTLVAIKAVEALGDIGGEAAFRLLLEALTSDNPDVAAAAEAAVDRFKSAEEGEL from the coding sequence ATGACAGTCTGTCCTGAAACCATGACGTTGCTGCAAAGCGACGATGTGGACCAGATTCGTGAGGGGTGCTTTGCGGCGGGGGAATCGAAGTGCCTGGAGGCGCTCCCGTTCCTGGTGCAGCATTTGCAAAGTGGCAACCTTGGCGTACAGGAGGCGGCGGACGAGGCGTTGCGCCGGATCCCTTCTCCCGAGGCAGTGCGGGCCATGACGCCGCTGTTGTCCTCGGACGATGCCCCCTTGCGCAACCTGGCCATGGACATCCTTCGGGAGATTGGCGAGGAGGATCTGGATACCTGCATCGCCTTGATCAAAAGCCCGGATAGCGACCTGCGTATCTTTATGGCCGATATCCTGGGCTCCTCCAACTCTCCCATGGCGGTGGGCCCCCTGTGCGAGGCCCTGCTCAAGGATCCGGATGTGAACGTCCGCTATCAGGCTGCCGTGAGCCTGGGATCCCTGGGCTTCACCGAGGCCGCGCCCTGCCTGGCCAAGGCCATGCAGCAGGACGAGGAATGGGTGCAGTTTTCGGTCATCGAGGCCATCACCAAAATTCGTGACGATTCCGCCGTGGAGGCCCTGGCCAAATCCCTGGATAACGCCACGGATCTGGTCGCTTCCATGATTGTGGAGGCCCTGGGGGAAATGGGGTCCATGAAGGCGGCCGTGCTGCTCATGCGCCGCATGGACGCCGCCGCCCCGGCCCTGCGCAACAAGATCGTCAAGGCGGTCATCAACATCCTGGGCGCAAAAAGCATGGCCATGCTCTCCGCGGCAGACCGCGAGCGCATCCACAACTACAGCCTGGCAGCCCTGGACGACGAAGACGAAGACATCCAGGACGCCGCCATCCAGGCCCTTTCGTACCTGGGGGGCGATCAGGCGGCCAAGGCCATTATGCAGCTCGGCAAGGAGCTGGACCCGGTTTCGGACCAGGAACGCCTGGAGCGCATCGCTCATGCCCTGGCCGGCATCGGGTTCATGCCGTGCATGGAAGATGTGGTCCGCAACGGCCCCTGGAAGGAAGGCATGCTGGCTGTGGAAGCCATCAAGCGCATCCAGGACTCTGCCGCCGCCACTCTGCTTGTCAGTGTGTTCTGGGACAAGGACCAGGACATGCAGCGCAACATCATGGGCGCGCTGGAAACCCTGGACCCCGCGGCGGGCCTGGGCCGGGACTCGCTGGCAGACTTTATGCTGGAAGTGGTGGAACGCCATGAGGACGCCACCGTGGTCAAGGGCGCCATCCACATCCTGGGGCCGGTCCTGCGCCATGAACCGGCCGTGGACGCCATGTTCACCTTCCTCCATCACCCCTTTGACGATGTGAAGGACGCCGCCCTGGATGCCTGCGTGGCCATAGACGGCCCCAAGGTGCTGGCGCGGTTCCGGGAATTGTTCCGCAGCAGCACCATGCTGGACCGGCTCATGGCCGTCTATGTATTCGGCAAGCTGAACGTCCATGAATGCCTGGAAGAGCTGCGCGAGGCCCTGGAAGATCCTGCCCCCGAAATCCGCAAGCTGGCCCTGGACGGGCTGCGCGGGGTCTGCGACTCCGCGGAAAGCGTCCTGCCCGCCGTGCTCGCCCGGCTGTCCGACGAGAACCGCGACGTGCGGCTGGCAGTGGTGGAAGTGCTGGGCCAGTGCTGTGTGGACGTGATGCCATACATGGAGCAAGCCTTGCTCGATGAGGACGATTGGGTCAAGGTTCGCGCCCTGGAGGCCCTGGCCCAACGGCGCGAAGCGGAAAGCGTACGGCTGGTGGCCCCCTTGCTGCAGCACGAAAATACCCTGGTGGCTATCAAGGCAGTGGAAGCCCTGGGGGATATTGGCGGCGAAGCAGCCTTCCGGCTGTTGCTGGAGGCGCTGACCAGCGACAACCCCGATGTGGCTGCGGCAGCCGAGGCTGCGGTGGATCGGTTCAAGAGCGCAGAAGAGGGGGAACTCTGA
- a CDS encoding protein-glutamate methylesterase/protein-glutamine glutaminase, which yields MRKAIQTMLEKDPEIRVVATGKNGAEGLELIRQHNPDVITLDIEMPQMDGLTALKRIMMENPKPVLMISSLTTEGAEATLKAMELGAVDFIPKQLSKVSLDIIKIEEQLRAKVKEIARRRFRPPVPARGAVARLSVASYAGSAAVPAPEAAPVVRPAGSPVRDVVAIGVSTGGPPAVQKVLSALPKDFPAAILIAQHMPAAFTGPFAKRLDGVCDITVKEAEDGERLTPGVAYVSPGGKHLGIDQKVSRINVRVMTEPADALYKPSANVLMSSVGEGVGRRALGVILTGMGSDGMEGMKILKARGGRALAQNDQSCVVYGMPKAVVDAGLADEVLDIDDMAGAILANLYKR from the coding sequence ATGCGCAAGGCCATTCAGACCATGCTGGAGAAGGATCCGGAAATCCGCGTCGTCGCCACCGGCAAGAACGGAGCGGAAGGGCTGGAGCTCATTCGGCAGCACAATCCTGACGTCATCACCCTGGATATTGAAATGCCGCAGATGGACGGGCTCACCGCCCTGAAGCGGATCATGATGGAGAACCCCAAGCCGGTGCTGATGATCAGCTCCCTGACCACCGAGGGGGCGGAAGCCACCCTCAAGGCCATGGAGCTTGGCGCCGTGGACTTCATCCCCAAGCAGTTGTCCAAGGTGTCTTTGGACATCATCAAGATAGAAGAGCAGCTGCGGGCCAAGGTCAAGGAGATCGCCCGCCGCCGGTTCCGGCCCCCGGTGCCTGCGCGTGGCGCGGTGGCCCGGCTCAGCGTGGCGTCCTATGCCGGCTCCGCGGCGGTGCCGGCCCCGGAGGCTGCGCCTGTGGTGCGCCCTGCCGGCAGCCCCGTGCGGGATGTGGTGGCCATTGGCGTATCCACGGGCGGACCGCCCGCGGTGCAGAAGGTGCTATCTGCCCTGCCCAAGGATTTTCCCGCGGCCATCCTCATCGCCCAGCACATGCCGGCGGCCTTCACAGGCCCCTTTGCCAAGCGGCTGGACGGCGTGTGCGACATCACGGTCAAGGAGGCCGAGGACGGCGAGCGGCTCACCCCCGGCGTGGCATATGTCTCCCCTGGGGGGAAACACCTAGGCATCGACCAGAAAGTGTCCCGTATCAATGTGCGTGTGATGACGGAACCGGCGGATGCACTGTACAAACCCTCGGCGAATGTGCTTATGTCGTCCGTGGGGGAAGGCGTGGGCCGCCGGGCGTTGGGGGTCATCCTTACCGGGATGGGGAGCGACGGCATGGAGGGCATGAAGATCCTCAAGGCCAGGGGGGGCAGGGCGCTGGCGCAGAACGATCAGTCCTGCGTGGTGTACGGCATGCCCAAAGCCGTTGTGGATGCCGGCTTGGCGGATGAAGTGTTGGACATTGACGACATGGCTGGGGCCATCCTGGCCAACCTCTATAAGCGGTAG
- the galE gene encoding UDP-glucose 4-epimerase GalE has translation MHVLVTGGCGYIGSHMVRLLTQRGHRVTVLDNLSTGHRQACGNAELVVADIRDAAAVQRLFAARAFDVVMHFAGLIVVSESVIMPGAYYDVNVAGTLTLLEAMRQTGVQRFVFSSTAAVYGEPQGDGLHRPLREDDPTRPINPYGHGKRMVEQMLADYHTAHGLSSVVFRYFNAAGADPSGEIGEAHHPETHLIPNVLKAALGEGPGLTVYGDDYPTPDGTCLRDYIHINDLADAHLAAAAFMEQQPGAHLFNLGNGRGFSVLEVIEAARRVTGRDIRHVVAPRRAGDAPALVADGARARQALGWTPAYPEVEGIIETAWRWTQARRY, from the coding sequence ATGCATGTGCTGGTGACAGGCGGATGCGGATATATCGGTTCGCATATGGTCAGGCTCCTGACACAGCGCGGCCACCGCGTGACCGTGCTGGACAATCTTTCCACCGGGCATCGCCAGGCCTGCGGCAACGCCGAACTGGTGGTGGCGGACATCCGGGACGCCGCAGCCGTGCAGCGTCTCTTCGCCGCCCGGGCGTTTGATGTGGTGATGCATTTTGCAGGCCTCATCGTGGTCAGCGAGTCTGTCATCATGCCCGGCGCGTATTACGACGTCAATGTCGCCGGCACGTTGACGCTGCTGGAAGCCATGCGCCAGACCGGGGTGCAGCGGTTTGTCTTCTCCTCCACCGCCGCGGTGTACGGCGAGCCCCAGGGCGACGGCCTGCACCGGCCCCTGCGAGAGGACGACCCCACCCGGCCCATCAATCCCTACGGCCACGGCAAGCGCATGGTGGAACAGATGCTGGCGGACTACCACACCGCCCACGGGTTGTCTTCCGTGGTGTTTCGCTATTTCAACGCCGCCGGGGCCGACCCGTCCGGGGAGATCGGCGAGGCCCACCATCCCGAAACGCACCTCATCCCCAACGTGCTCAAGGCCGCCCTGGGCGAAGGGCCGGGGCTGACCGTCTACGGGGACGATTATCCCACCCCGGACGGCACCTGCCTGCGGGACTACATTCATATCAACGACCTGGCCGACGCCCATCTGGCGGCGGCAGCATTCATGGAGCAGCAGCCCGGCGCGCATCTGTTCAACCTGGGCAACGGCCGCGGCTTCAGCGTGCTGGAGGTGATCGAAGCCGCCCGCCGCGTCACCGGGCGCGATATCCGCCACGTCGTGGCGCCCAGACGCGCCGGCGATGCCCCGGCCCTGGTGGCCGACGGGGCAAGAGCCCGCCAGGCCCTGGGCTGGACGCCCGCGTATCCCGAGGTGGAAGGCATCATCGAGACGGCCTGGCGCTGGACCCAGGCGCGTCGGTATTGA
- a CDS encoding DUF3179 domain-containing protein: MPLLRTFRRLDKRFVDRRGWALLLALALLVLGRPAPLPAYEKAKLVLPPPPGVFTDVRLDSMAKAVHETGVMRDSIPPIDKPVFISVMDASLSMDPGDHVFVLESTTPPRIYPQTTLVWHSVVNEVEGPDAQKTYRSVTYCPLTGTVAAYSGTIDDVTTTFGTDGSLLNNNTLLYDRATGSLWTQLGGLCIKGTLKGKRLQPVPLVWTTFGRAAARYPEALVLSRATGHRRSYSKDPYGSYARNGTYYDNAVIVHPVTGTDTRQHPKEKVLGLILPEMIVAVVKKSLRHAGAANFDAGAFPIVSFWDDGLQAPRLFDRRVEGQNLRFAKLPQGFFDSATHTLWSPTGEGLQGPLAGRRLLQLPRYESMWFAWYAFFPETKLYNWTPELEAEAARSFPEEIPPALQELLRNETGVPQSIPPATAPAAAPATRNATP; the protein is encoded by the coding sequence ATGCCGCTTTTACGTACCTTCCGACGGCTTGACAAGCGCTTTGTTGACCGCAGGGGATGGGCGCTGCTGCTGGCCCTCGCGCTGTTGGTGCTGGGACGCCCAGCCCCGCTGCCGGCCTACGAAAAGGCCAAACTGGTGCTGCCGCCTCCGCCCGGAGTGTTCACTGATGTGCGGCTGGATTCCATGGCCAAGGCCGTACATGAAACCGGGGTGATGCGGGACTCCATCCCCCCCATCGACAAGCCGGTCTTCATCTCCGTGATGGACGCCAGCCTGAGCATGGATCCCGGCGACCATGTGTTTGTGCTGGAATCCACCACGCCGCCGCGCATCTATCCGCAAACAACCCTGGTATGGCACAGCGTGGTGAACGAGGTGGAAGGCCCGGACGCGCAAAAGACGTACCGCTCCGTCACGTACTGCCCCCTCACCGGCACTGTGGCGGCCTATTCCGGCACCATAGACGATGTGACCACCACCTTCGGCACCGACGGCAGCCTGCTGAACAACAACACCCTGCTCTACGACCGCGCCACCGGCTCCCTCTGGACCCAGCTTGGCGGCCTGTGCATCAAGGGCACGCTCAAGGGCAAGCGGCTGCAGCCCGTGCCCCTGGTCTGGACCACCTTCGGCCGTGCCGCGGCGCGATATCCCGAAGCCCTCGTCCTCTCCCGCGCCACAGGCCATCGGCGCAGCTATTCCAAGGATCCCTACGGCTCCTACGCCCGCAACGGCACGTATTATGACAACGCCGTCATCGTACACCCCGTGACCGGTACGGACACCCGCCAGCATCCCAAGGAAAAGGTGCTGGGGCTGATTCTGCCGGAAATGATCGTGGCGGTGGTCAAGAAATCCCTGCGCCACGCCGGGGCCGCCAATTTCGACGCCGGCGCGTTTCCCATCGTCTCGTTCTGGGACGACGGCCTGCAGGCGCCGCGGCTCTTCGACCGTCGGGTGGAGGGGCAGAACCTGCGCTTCGCCAAACTGCCCCAGGGCTTTTTCGACAGCGCCACCCATACCCTCTGGAGCCCCACGGGCGAGGGACTGCAAGGCCCCCTGGCCGGCCGCCGCCTGCTGCAACTGCCCCGTTACGAGTCCATGTGGTTTGCATGGTACGCCTTTTTTCCGGAAACCAAGTTGTACAACTGGACGCCGGAACTGGAAGCGGAAGCCGCCCGGAGCTTCCCGGAAGAGATCCCGCCCGCGCTGCAGGAACTGTTGCGCAACGAAACCGGGGTCCCCCAGTCCATCCCCCCGGCGACAGCTCCGGCCGCGGCCCCAGCCACCAGAAACGCAACGCCGTAG
- a CDS encoding DUF1330 domain-containing protein, which translates to MAAYLVIQTLSITDPDTYDQYRAQARPLIEAAGGEYLLVGKTVHPYSGDWSPLRVVMIRFKDVATLKACFDSPAYRAIAPLRKASVVGQSVIVED; encoded by the coding sequence ATGGCCGCCTATCTCGTCATCCAGACCCTGTCCATCACCGATCCGGACACCTACGACCAATACCGCGCCCAGGCCCGGCCCCTCATCGAGGCGGCGGGCGGAGAATATCTCCTCGTCGGCAAGACCGTGCACCCCTATTCCGGGGACTGGTCCCCCCTGCGGGTGGTGATGATCAGGTTCAAGGATGTGGCCACATTGAAGGCCTGCTTCGATTCCCCGGCCTACCGGGCCATCGCCCCCCTGCGCAAGGCCAGCGTGGTGGGACAATCCGTCATCGTCGAGGATTGA
- a CDS encoding HAD family hydrolase, whose product MDAPPPAAALQSLPCAVVFDFDGTLAELVLDFDEMKRRVAWIAAEFLLPAPVPGPTPVLEWIDAMRAEIDGRCGHDAGVHFFFQAHAAVTAMELEAALVGRLFEGARPLLVRLRQAGTRVGVITRNCDAAVRQVFPDLDACCDAFLPRNSVRHVKPHPQHLLQALELLRCPPGDALMVGDHPMDVTTALRAGTRAAGVASGRVSMQTLAEAGAHLVAPDAPALFAHLFQT is encoded by the coding sequence ATGGACGCACCACCCCCTGCCGCCGCGCTGCAGTCCCTGCCCTGCGCCGTGGTCTTCGACTTCGACGGCACCCTGGCCGAGCTGGTCCTCGACTTCGACGAGATGAAGCGCCGTGTGGCCTGGATTGCCGCGGAGTTTTTGCTGCCTGCGCCCGTCCCCGGTCCCACGCCGGTGCTGGAGTGGATCGACGCCATGCGCGCAGAGATAGACGGCCGCTGTGGCCACGATGCCGGCGTGCACTTCTTTTTCCAGGCCCATGCCGCGGTGACGGCCATGGAGCTGGAAGCCGCCCTGGTGGGCCGGCTGTTCGAGGGTGCGCGCCCCCTGCTGGTCCGGCTGCGCCAGGCCGGCACGCGTGTGGGGGTGATTACCCGCAACTGCGACGCCGCAGTGCGGCAGGTGTTTCCAGATCTGGACGCCTGCTGCGACGCCTTTCTCCCTCGCAACAGCGTCCGCCATGTGAAGCCGCATCCGCAACATCTGCTGCAGGCCCTGGAGCTGCTGCGGTGCCCGCCCGGCGATGCGCTGATGGTGGGCGATCATCCCATGGACGTGACCACCGCCCTGCGCGCCGGCACCCGGGCGGCGGGCGTGGCCTCCGGCCGGGTGAGCATGCAGACCCTGGCCGAGGCCGGGGCGCATCTGGTGGCGCCGGACGCGCCGGCGCTGTTTGCACATCTGTTTCAGACCTGA
- a CDS encoding GspE/PulE family protein, which yields MAKSPFVPPARLQPEGRPAPEGLSLRLGVHPPAGQQARSQTPHRESRRPKKPRRRLGEMLVEAGMLSQQQLETALQELRQTSPPMRLGVFLISRGYVQEPQLIQLLSEQLNVERYHSEKYPLDPSLKDAFSEDAARVHECVPLRKRGHVLWVGCLDPSDLVALDNVTETTRQDVEPVICTREELNTLHKALYGTDREAALPSPLGLSVMDGLEDETFQDAEAEREAEESRLSVDAQAGMAAQAPVVQLVNRILAAAMHAKASDVHIMPEKQRISLRFRIDGVLHEMAPPPKSMHLALVSRLKLLSNMDISVSRIPQDGRFSFHTKEREISVRASALPTIHGEKLVLRILDQTAKALTMEELGLRSAEKTKIDRSLQKSWGMLLATGPTGSGKTTLLYSLLQQVATRDINVVTLEDPVEYQLAGVAQVQLNRRAGMTFASGLRAILRQDPDVIMVGEIRDQETAQIAIESALTGHKVLSTLHTNDAPGAVTRFAEMGVEPYLIASTLLLAVAQRLMRRICPDCKEAYVADPQLLKVLGVRLTRPDPHFYRAKGCPACSDSGYKGRVGVYEVLEVDPQVQQLILRGASSGEIKKACLEAGTLRTLRMDAARKVLEGMTSFEEFLRVGAS from the coding sequence ATGGCCAAATCGCCCTTTGTGCCGCCCGCCCGTCTCCAGCCCGAGGGCCGTCCCGCTCCGGAAGGCTTGTCCCTGCGTCTGGGCGTGCACCCCCCTGCCGGGCAGCAGGCCCGCAGCCAGACGCCGCACCGCGAATCCCGACGCCCCAAAAAGCCCCGGCGCCGCCTGGGCGAAATGCTGGTGGAGGCCGGGATGCTCTCCCAGCAGCAACTGGAGACGGCCCTGCAGGAACTGCGGCAGACCTCGCCACCCATGCGCCTGGGCGTGTTCCTCATCTCCCGCGGGTACGTGCAGGAACCCCAGCTCATCCAGCTGCTCAGCGAACAGTTGAATGTGGAGCGGTATCATTCGGAAAAATACCCGCTGGATCCCTCCCTGAAGGATGCCTTTTCCGAGGACGCCGCCCGCGTCCATGAATGCGTGCCCCTGCGCAAGCGCGGCCATGTGCTCTGGGTGGGCTGCCTGGATCCCTCGGATCTGGTGGCCCTGGACAACGTGACCGAGACCACCCGCCAGGACGTGGAACCGGTCATCTGCACCCGGGAAGAGCTCAATACCCTGCACAAGGCCCTGTACGGCACCGACCGCGAAGCCGCGCTGCCATCGCCCCTGGGCCTCTCGGTCATGGACGGCCTGGAGGACGAAACCTTTCAGGACGCCGAGGCCGAGCGCGAGGCCGAGGAATCCCGCCTGTCCGTGGACGCCCAGGCCGGCATGGCCGCCCAGGCGCCGGTGGTGCAGCTGGTGAACCGCATCCTGGCCGCCGCCATGCACGCCAAGGCCAGCGACGTGCACATCATGCCGGAAAAGCAACGCATCTCCCTGCGATTCCGCATCGACGGCGTGCTGCACGAAATGGCGCCGCCGCCCAAAAGCATGCACCTTGCGCTGGTGTCCCGGCTCAAGCTCCTCTCAAACATGGATATTTCCGTCTCCCGCATCCCCCAGGATGGCCGCTTCTCCTTCCATACCAAGGAACGCGAAATAAGCGTTCGCGCCAGCGCCCTGCCCACCATCCACGGCGAAAAACTCGTGCTGCGGATCCTGGACCAGACGGCCAAGGCCCTGACCATGGAGGAACTGGGCCTGCGCAGCGCGGAAAAAACCAAGATAGACCGCAGCCTGCAGAAGTCCTGGGGCATGCTCCTGGCCACGGGCCCCACGGGCAGCGGCAAGACCACCCTGCTCTACTCCCTGCTGCAGCAGGTGGCCACCCGGGACATCAATGTGGTGACCCTGGAAGATCCCGTGGAATATCAGCTCGCCGGCGTGGCGCAGGTGCAGCTCAACCGCCGGGCGGGCATGACCTTTGCCTCCGGCCTGCGGGCCATCCTGCGCCAGGACCCGGACGTGATCATGGTGGGCGAGATCCGCGATCAGGAAACCGCGCAGATCGCCATCGAATCCGCCCTCACCGGCCACAAGGTCCTCTCCACCCTGCACACCAACGACGCCCCCGGCGCCGTGACCCGCTTTGCGGAAATGGGGGTGGAGCCGTATCTCATCGCCTCCACCCTGCTGCTGGCCGTGGCCCAGCGGCTGATGCGGCGCATCTGCCCGGACTGCAAGGAAGCATACGTGGCCGACCCGCAACTGCTCAAGGTGCTGGGCGTGCGGCTCACGCGCCCGGACCCGCACTTCTACCGGGCCAAGGGCTGTCCGGCCTGCAGCGATTCCGGCTACAAAGGCCGGGTGGGCGTGTACGAGGTGCTGGAGGTGGACCCGCAGGTGCAGCAGCTCATCCTGCGCGGGGCGTCTTCCGGCGAAATCAAGAAAGCCTGCCTGGAGGCCGGCACCCTGCGCACCCTGCGCATGGACGCGGCCAGGAAAGTCCTTGAAGGCATGACCAGCTTTGAAGAATTTCTCCGGGTGGGGGCGTCCTGA